In Polaribacter sp. L3A8, a genomic segment contains:
- a CDS encoding phosphoenolpyruvate carboxylase, producing MNNLPKLDRFNENVLSKYQIYNSIFTTLPFDTIDDTGVLLPLLHKVCSKGFKLEKNPTEIVEHFFSKYQDEPTEKEKADLLFRFIQFIERQVVLFDAVEDAAYPIVNNMDGFGTLRNSKEAAFLNNKKDELKAHLDDFKVRIVLTAHPTQFYPGSVLGIITDLDKAIQDDDLLLIRKLLAQLGKTPFYKKEKPSPFDEAVSLIWYLEHVFYHSVPKIYNYIQQHIYDGEPIENEIIELGFWPGGDRDGNPFVTTKITLDVAERLRQTILRNYYRDIRRLKRRFTFDEVQEIFSKLEKRLYKHVVRSYTKVNFSQKILLEELYAAREIIVNKHQSLFVEELNDVINKVKIFGFHFATLDIRQDSRVHHQAFTQIVEDLLKTGDTTFPENYLRLSDEEQVEVLSVVKGHIDPSILTDETSIKTIESIYALKEIQQRNGERGANRYIISNNQSALHVMQTFAMLNLCGFENELPVDVIPLFETVEDLENAEDVMRTLYSNKVYRHHVAKRGHKQTIMLGFSDGTKDGGYLMANWGIFKAKEALTRISREYDIEVVFFDGRGGPPARGGGKTHQFYASLGPTIEDKEIQLTVQGQTISSNFGTQNSSQFNLEQLISSGIKNDVFTKDQLNDSHRELINDMAATSYKTYVDFKNHDKFLPYLEKMSTLKYYAKTNIGSRPSKRGGSDKLDFSALRAIPFVGSWSQLKQNVPGFFGVGTALKKYEDAGRFDEIIEFYNASDFFRTLLENSMMSLTKSFFGLTSYMADDEEFGEFWTLIFTEYETTKRLLLKLTGHTELMENFPVGKASIEVREQIVLPLLTIQQFALKKIQELQKTGGSAEEIEIYEKMVMRSLFGNINASRNSA from the coding sequence ATGAACAATTTACCTAAGCTAGATAGATTTAATGAAAATGTACTGTCTAAATATCAAATTTACAACAGTATTTTCACAACCCTACCTTTTGACACCATAGACGATACTGGGGTTTTATTACCTCTTTTACATAAAGTTTGTAGTAAAGGTTTTAAATTAGAAAAAAATCCTACAGAAATTGTAGAACATTTTTTTAGTAAATACCAAGACGAACCTACAGAAAAAGAAAAAGCAGATTTACTTTTTCGTTTTATTCAATTTATAGAACGTCAAGTCGTTTTATTTGATGCCGTAGAAGATGCTGCCTATCCTATTGTAAATAATATGGATGGTTTTGGTACACTTAGAAACTCTAAAGAAGCTGCATTTCTTAACAATAAAAAAGATGAATTAAAGGCGCATTTAGACGACTTTAAAGTTCGTATTGTATTAACAGCGCATCCAACACAATTTTACCCAGGTTCTGTTTTAGGTATTATTACAGATTTAGATAAGGCAATACAAGATGATGACTTATTACTAATTAGAAAATTGTTAGCTCAATTAGGAAAAACGCCTTTCTATAAAAAAGAAAAGCCATCTCCTTTTGATGAAGCAGTTAGTTTAATCTGGTATTTAGAACATGTATTCTACCACTCGGTTCCTAAAATTTACAACTATATTCAACAACATATTTATGATGGTGAACCAATAGAAAATGAAATTATAGAACTCGGTTTCTGGCCAGGTGGAGATAGAGATGGTAACCCATTTGTAACTACTAAAATTACTTTAGATGTTGCCGAAAGACTGCGTCAAACAATTTTAAGAAACTACTATAGAGACATTAGACGTTTAAAAAGACGTTTTACGTTTGATGAAGTACAAGAAATCTTTTCTAAATTAGAAAAGAGACTTTACAAGCACGTTGTTAGAAGTTATACGAAAGTTAATTTTTCTCAGAAAATATTATTAGAAGAGTTATATGCTGCAAGAGAAATTATTGTAAATAAGCATCAATCTTTATTTGTAGAAGAATTAAATGACGTTATCAATAAAGTAAAAATCTTTGGTTTTCACTTTGCAACGTTAGATATTAGACAAGATAGTAGAGTGCATCACCAAGCATTTACACAAATTGTAGAAGACTTATTAAAAACAGGAGATACTACTTTTCCTGAAAATTATTTAAGACTTTCTGACGAAGAACAAGTTGAAGTTTTATCTGTTGTAAAAGGACACATAGACCCAAGTATTTTAACCGATGAAACTTCTATTAAAACTATAGAATCTATTTATGCTTTAAAAGAAATTCAGCAAAGAAATGGAGAACGTGGTGCAAACCGTTACATAATTAGTAACAACCAAAGTGCTTTACACGTAATGCAAACTTTTGCAATGCTAAACTTATGTGGTTTTGAAAACGAATTACCAGTAGATGTTATTCCGCTTTTTGAAACTGTAGAAGATTTAGAAAACGCAGAAGACGTAATGAGAACTTTATATTCTAATAAAGTTTATAGACACCATGTTGCAAAAAGAGGACACAAACAAACTATTATGTTAGGTTTTTCTGATGGAACAAAAGACGGTGGTTACTTAATGGCAAACTGGGGTATTTTTAAAGCTAAAGAAGCTTTAACAAGAATCTCTAGAGAATATGATATTGAAGTAGTTTTCTTTGACGGACGTGGAGGACCACCTGCTCGTGGAGGAGGAAAAACACACCAATTTTATGCTTCTTTAGGACCAACAATAGAAGATAAAGAAATTCAATTAACCGTACAAGGACAAACTATTAGTTCTAATTTTGGTACACAAAACTCATCTCAATTTAATTTAGAACAATTAATAAGTTCTGGTATTAAGAATGATGTTTTTACAAAAGATCAATTAAATGATAGCCATAGAGAATTAATAAACGACATGGCCGCTACAAGTTACAAAACGTATGTAGATTTTAAAAATCACGATAAGTTCTTACCGTATTTAGAAAAAATGAGTACGTTAAAATACTATGCAAAAACCAATATTGGAAGTAGACCAAGTAAACGTGGTGGATCTGATAAACTTGACTTTTCTGCATTAAGAGCAATTCCTTTTGTAGGTAGTTGGAGCCAGTTAAAACAAAACGTTCCTGGTTTCTTTGGAGTAGGAACTGCATTAAAAAAGTATGAAGACGCAGGTAGATTTGATGAAATTATTGAATTCTACAACGCATCTGATTTCTTTAGAACATTATTAGAAAACAGTATGATGAGTTTAACCAAATCTTTCTTTGGCTTAACTTCTTATATGGCAGATGATGAAGAGTTTGGAGAATTCTGGACTTTAATTTTTACAGAATACGAAACAACAAAACGATTACTTTTAAAGTTAACAGGTCATACAGAATTAATGGAGAATTTCCCTGTTGGAAAAGCATCTATTGAAGTTAGAGAACAAATTGTATTGCCTTTATTAACGATACAACAGTTTGCTTTAAAGAAAATTCAAGAACTTCAAAAAACTGGCGGAAGCGCAGAAGAAATTGAAATTTATGAAAAAATGGTAATGCGTTCTTTATTTGGTAACATTAATGCAAGTAGAAACTCTGCTTAA
- a CDS encoding YifB family Mg chelatase-like AAA ATPase, whose protein sequence is MLVKVYGSAVFGIEATTITVEVNIDKGIGYHLVGLPDNAVRESSYRISAALNNNNYKLPGKKIIINMAPADIRKEGASYDLTLAVGILAASAQIKSEAIHEYIIMGELSLDGSLQPIRGALPIAIKAREEGYKHLILPKENAKEAAIVDDLEVLGVENILEVINHFNDDKKIEPTIVDTRAEFYKNIDFPEFDFSDVKGQESIKRCMEIAAAGGHNIILIGPPGSGKTMLAKRLPSILPPMTLHEALETTKIHSVVGKIKKEGLLYQRPFRSPHHTISNVALVGGGQYPRPGEISLSHNGVLFLDELPEFKRDVLEVMRQPLEDREVTISRAKFTVTYPSSFMLVASMNPSPSGFFNDPNSPMTSSPQEMQRYLSKISGPLLDRIDIHIEVTPVPFAKLSEERKGESSVAIRKRVTASREIQSERFKDFENVHYNAQMNVKQIREFCKLSPESLSLLKTAMEKLNLSARAYDRILKVSRTIADLANSKDISPDHIAEAIQYRSLDRDGWLG, encoded by the coding sequence ATGCTTGTAAAAGTCTATGGTTCTGCCGTTTTTGGTATCGAAGCAACTACAATTACCGTTGAAGTAAATATTGATAAAGGAATTGGCTATCATTTGGTAGGTTTACCAGATAATGCAGTTCGTGAGAGTTCTTATCGAATTTCTGCTGCACTCAACAACAATAACTACAAACTTCCAGGTAAGAAAATTATTATCAACATGGCTCCCGCCGATATTCGGAAAGAAGGTGCTTCTTATGATTTAACTTTGGCTGTTGGAATTTTAGCCGCATCAGCTCAAATAAAATCTGAAGCTATTCATGAATACATTATTATGGGCGAACTTTCTCTAGACGGAAGCTTACAACCCATAAGAGGCGCTTTACCAATTGCCATAAAAGCAAGAGAAGAAGGTTATAAGCATTTAATTCTTCCGAAAGAAAATGCTAAAGAAGCTGCCATTGTAGATGATTTAGAAGTTTTAGGTGTCGAAAATATATTAGAAGTAATCAATCATTTTAATGATGATAAAAAAATTGAACCAACTATTGTTGATACAAGAGCTGAGTTTTATAAAAACATCGATTTCCCAGAGTTCGATTTTTCTGATGTAAAAGGACAAGAATCTATAAAACGATGCATGGAAATTGCTGCTGCAGGCGGACATAATATTATTTTAATTGGTCCTCCAGGATCTGGAAAAACGATGTTAGCAAAGAGATTGCCTTCTATTTTACCACCAATGACGTTACATGAAGCATTAGAGACCACAAAGATTCATTCTGTGGTTGGTAAAATAAAAAAGGAAGGTTTGCTATACCAACGCCCTTTTAGAAGCCCACATCACACAATTTCGAATGTAGCTTTGGTCGGCGGCGGGCAATATCCTCGTCCTGGAGAGATTTCGTTATCTCATAATGGTGTTTTATTTTTAGATGAATTACCAGAATTTAAAAGAGATGTTTTAGAGGTAATGCGTCAACCTTTAGAAGACAGAGAAGTCACTATTTCTAGAGCAAAATTTACAGTTACCTACCCAAGTAGTTTTATGTTGGTAGCAAGTATGAACCCGAGTCCGAGTGGTTTTTTTAATGACCCAAATAGCCCAATGACTTCTTCTCCACAAGAAATGCAACGTTATTTAAGCAAAATTTCTGGACCATTATTAGACAGAATCGATATTCATATAGAAGTTACTCCTGTTCCATTTGCAAAACTATCAGAAGAACGCAAAGGTGAATCTAGTGTTGCCATTAGAAAACGAGTTACGGCATCTAGAGAAATACAATCTGAGCGATTTAAAGACTTTGAAAACGTACATTATAATGCACAAATGAATGTAAAACAGATTCGTGAATTTTGCAAATTATCACCAGAAAGTTTATCCCTTTTAAAAACTGCAATGGAAAAATTAAACCTTTCTGCCAGAGCCTATGATCGAATATTAAAAGTATCTAGAACAATCGCAGATTTAGCAAATTCTAAAGATATTTCTCCAGATCATATTGCAGAGGCAATACAGTATAGAAGTCTAGATAGAGATGGTTGGTTGGGGTAA
- a CDS encoding DMT family transporter → MKSSTAIFYMIFSVIAFSLMNAVVKYLNDFSAYQIVFFRSIGTLCFTVPLILKAKIPILGTHKKLLFIRGLTGVISLTCFFQSLNYLAVGTAVSLRYTSPIFAAIFAFIFLKEKIKPIQWLLFLIAFAGVLIIKGFGVDVDSMGIIFVLLSAISLGVIFVVIRKIGDTENPLVIINYFMVMAFVFGGIMSINHWRNPSLVEWLLLLSLGVFGYVGQLYMTKALQSHETNVIAPLKYLEVIFMIAIGAFWFGEIYNLWTLLGVFLIMFGLLYNIYIKSKRS, encoded by the coding sequence ATGAAAAGCTCAACAGCCATTTTTTATATGATTTTTAGTGTAATTGCATTTTCATTAATGAATGCAGTTGTAAAATATTTAAATGATTTTAGCGCTTATCAAATTGTATTTTTTAGATCTATTGGTACGTTGTGTTTTACAGTACCATTAATTTTAAAGGCTAAAATTCCTATTCTTGGTACGCATAAAAAACTGTTATTTATTAGAGGTCTTACTGGTGTAATTTCATTAACATGTTTCTTTCAGTCATTAAATTATTTAGCGGTTGGTACTGCCGTTTCATTAAGATATACGTCACCAATTTTCGCTGCTATTTTTGCCTTTATATTCTTGAAAGAGAAAATAAAACCAATACAATGGCTGCTGTTTTTAATAGCATTTGCTGGTGTATTAATCATTAAGGGTTTTGGAGTAGATGTAGATTCTATGGGAATAATTTTTGTTTTATTATCTGCAATTTCTTTAGGTGTTATTTTTGTGGTGATTCGTAAAATAGGAGACACTGAAAATCCATTAGTAATTATCAATTACTTTATGGTAATGGCTTTTGTTTTTGGGGGTATTATGTCTATCAATCATTGGAGAAACCCAAGTTTAGTAGAATGGTTGTTACTATTAAGTTTAGGTGTTTTTGGTTATGTTGGCCAATTATACATGACCAAAGCATTACAATCTCACGAAACAAATGTAATTGCACCTTTAAAGTATTTAGAAGTCATTTTTATGATTGCTATCGGTGCATTTTGGTTTGGAGAAATCTATAATTTATGGACCTTGTTAGGTGTGTTTTTAATAATGTTTGGCTTGCTTTATAATATTTATATCAAAAGTAAACGTAGTTAA
- a CDS encoding DNA/RNA non-specific endonuclease: MKKKTLLSIISVVILIAVYGYEQFLNSEEENVVIEAGKIPKATTNQYFLPTSTTNQVVHHQNYSLSYSEKHEQAEWVAYELKASDLSSTNYKRPYFEIDNAVKTKAAHWRNYKKSGYDKGHLCPAADRRFSKAAHDETFLTSNISPQEHQFNAGVWNRLEQKVRYWAKKNDGVFVITGGVLENNLKTIGSESVSVPNQFYKLILDKTKGKIKMLAFLMPHKESNLPLYKFVVSVDKIEALTGIDFFKELEDSVENKLESSSSYKNWSF, translated from the coding sequence TTGAAGAAAAAGACATTGCTTTCCATAATTTCTGTTGTTATTTTAATTGCGGTTTATGGTTATGAACAATTTTTAAATTCAGAAGAAGAAAATGTTGTAATAGAAGCTGGTAAAATACCAAAAGCAACTACCAATCAATATTTTTTGCCAACAAGTACAACCAACCAAGTGGTGCATCATCAAAACTATTCGTTATCCTATAGCGAAAAACACGAACAAGCAGAATGGGTTGCGTATGAGTTAAAAGCATCCGATTTAAGTAGTACCAATTACAAAAGACCTTATTTTGAAATTGACAACGCCGTAAAAACCAAAGCAGCTCATTGGCGTAATTATAAAAAATCTGGTTACGATAAAGGGCATTTATGTCCTGCTGCAGACAGACGTTTTTCTAAAGCTGCGCACGACGAAACTTTTTTAACAAGTAATATCAGTCCGCAAGAACATCAATTTAATGCAGGGGTTTGGAATCGTCTAGAACAGAAAGTGCGTTATTGGGCAAAGAAAAACGATGGAGTATTTGTAATTACAGGAGGCGTTTTAGAAAACAATTTAAAAACGATTGGTAGTGAATCTGTTTCTGTTCCAAATCAGTTTTATAAATTAATCTTAGATAAAACAAAGGGTAAAATTAAAATGTTGGCGTTTTTAATGCCTCATAAAGAATCTAATTTACCTTTGTATAAATTTGTGGTTTCGGTAGATAAAATTGAAGCTTTAACGGGTATCGATTTCTTTAAAGAATTAGAGGATTCTGTTGAAAATAAGTTAGAAAGCTCTAGTAGTTATAAAAATTGGAGTTTTTAA
- a CDS encoding DUF1569 domain-containing protein, with translation MKAINTSTLENRLNLLESYIPHSKSVDTSVSKADVAWHLDHSLRVLNAVAESISTSDPTLFRNNFTLVGKICLTLGFFPRGKAKAPEYLKSPEVILEAAIVTQLAAAIAHIEAIKNLDENAYFRHPLFGHINKKRVFRFIDTHTNHHLKIVKSILKK, from the coding sequence ATGAAAGCAATAAATACGTCAACCTTAGAAAACCGATTAAACCTTTTAGAAAGTTATATTCCACATAGTAAAAGTGTAGATACTAGTGTTTCTAAAGCAGACGTTGCATGGCATTTAGACCATAGTTTAAGAGTATTGAATGCTGTAGCAGAAAGTATTAGTACATCAGACCCAACATTATTTAGAAATAATTTTACGCTTGTCGGAAAAATATGCCTTACACTTGGTTTTTTTCCGAGAGGAAAAGCAAAAGCACCAGAATATCTTAAATCTCCAGAAGTAATTTTAGAAGCAGCTATTGTTACACAATTAGCAGCGGCAATAGCGCATATAGAAGCAATTAAAAACTTAGATGAAAACGCTTATTTCAGACATCCTTTATTCGGACATATAAATAAGAAAAGAGTTTTCCGTTTTATAGATACACATACAAACCATCACTTAAAGATTGTAAAGAGTATATTAAAGAAGTAA
- the ahcY gene encoding adenosylhomocysteinase: protein MSTKLAYVPNKVKDISLAAWGRKEILLAEAEMPGLMSLREEYKNEQPLKGARIAGCLHMTIQTAVLIETLQALGAEVTWSSCNIFSTQDQAAAAIAAAGTAVYAWKGLTEEEFDWCIEQTLFFGEDRKPLNLILDDGGDLTNMVLDRYPELAAGINGLSEETTTGVHRLYERVKAGTLPMPAINVNDSVTKSKFDNKYGCKESAVDAIRRATDIMLAGKRVTVCGYGDVGKGTAASFKGAGSIVTVTEIDPICALQAAMDGFEVKRLETVVGNSDIIITTTGNKDIIQGRHFEAMKDKVIVCNIGHFDNEIDMAWLNGNHGASKDTIKPQVDKYNINGNDIILLAEGRLVNLGCATGHPSFVMSNSFTNQTLAQIELWTNRDAYENEVYMLPKHLDEKVAKLHLAKIGVELTELREEQASYIGVTVEGPYKPEHYRY, encoded by the coding sequence ATGAGCACTAAATTAGCTTACGTACCAAATAAAGTTAAAGATATTTCTTTAGCAGCTTGGGGAAGAAAAGAAATTTTATTGGCAGAGGCAGAAATGCCAGGATTAATGTCTTTAAGAGAAGAGTACAAAAACGAGCAACCTTTAAAAGGAGCTAGAATTGCAGGTTGTCTTCACATGACAATTCAAACAGCAGTTTTAATAGAAACTTTACAAGCTTTAGGAGCAGAAGTTACTTGGAGTTCTTGTAATATTTTTTCTACACAAGATCAAGCAGCAGCAGCAATTGCAGCAGCAGGAACAGCGGTTTATGCTTGGAAAGGTTTAACTGAAGAAGAATTTGACTGGTGTATCGAGCAAACTTTATTCTTTGGAGAAGACAGAAAACCATTAAACTTAATTTTAGATGATGGTGGAGATTTAACAAATATGGTTTTAGATCGTTACCCAGAATTAGCTGCAGGTATTAATGGTTTATCAGAAGAAACTACAACAGGAGTTCATAGATTGTACGAAAGAGTAAAAGCAGGAACTTTACCAATGCCAGCAATTAACGTAAACGATTCTGTTACAAAATCTAAATTCGATAATAAATATGGTTGTAAAGAATCTGCAGTAGATGCAATTCGTAGAGCAACAGATATTATGTTAGCCGGTAAACGTGTAACTGTTTGTGGTTATGGAGATGTTGGTAAAGGAACAGCAGCTTCTTTTAAAGGTGCAGGTTCTATTGTAACGGTTACAGAAATCGATCCTATTTGTGCTTTACAAGCTGCAATGGATGGTTTTGAGGTAAAACGTTTAGAAACTGTTGTTGGTAATTCAGACATTATTATTACAACTACAGGAAACAAAGATATTATTCAAGGTCGTCATTTTGAGGCTATGAAAGACAAGGTAATCGTTTGTAACATTGGGCATTTCGATAACGAAATTGACATGGCTTGGTTAAACGGTAATCATGGTGCTTCAAAAGATACTATCAAACCACAGGTTGATAAATATAACATTAACGGAAACGACATTATTTTGTTAGCAGAAGGTCGTTTAGTAAACTTAGGTTGTGCAACAGGTCACCCAAGTTTTGTAATGTCTAACTCATTTACAAACCAAACTTTGGCTCAAATAGAACTTTGGACAAACAGAGATGCTTACGAAAATGAAGTATATATGTTACCAAAGCATTTAGATGAAAAAGTAGCAAAATTACACTTAGCAAAAATCGGTGTCGAATTAACTGAATTACGCGAAGAACAAGCTTCTTATATTGGTGTAACTGTAGAAGGTCCTTATAAGCCAGAACACTATAGATACTAA
- a CDS encoding 4'-phosphopantetheinyl transferase family protein, whose product MPLYKSLTINKNTKVFIWKIEESFNQLNTNVLLTDKSQTRLDGMKSDLHQRGFLSVRHLLKEAGYSDSDLVYDEFGKPHLKDGKFISITHSFTFSGLIISDNLHVGIDIEMQRDKILKIAHKFTSIKEYVTIANHDALISKLTIVWGGKESLYKIYGKKKLRFLENIYIEDFDFSDKKTTGKIRYNGEETSYTIEFLEFEGFTCVYAF is encoded by the coding sequence ATGCCTCTTTACAAAAGTTTAACGATTAACAAAAACACTAAAGTATTCATTTGGAAAATTGAAGAATCATTTAATCAATTAAATACAAACGTTTTACTTACTGATAAAAGTCAGACTCGTTTAGACGGAATGAAATCGGACTTACACCAAAGGGGTTTTTTAAGTGTGCGTCATTTATTAAAAGAAGCTGGTTATTCTGATTCGGATTTAGTTTATGATGAATTTGGAAAACCACACTTAAAGGATGGAAAGTTTATTTCGATAACACATTCCTTCACTTTTTCTGGGTTGATAATTTCTGATAATTTACATGTTGGTATTGATATTGAAATGCAACGTGATAAAATATTGAAAATTGCACACAAATTCACCTCCATTAAAGAGTATGTAACCATTGCAAACCACGATGCTTTAATAAGTAAACTAACCATTGTTTGGGGAGGAAAAGAGAGCTTATATAAAATCTACGGAAAGAAAAAATTACGCTTTTTAGAAAATATTTATATTGAAGATTTTGATTTTTCTGATAAAAAGACAACTGGTAAAATTCGTTATAACGGAGAGGAAACCTCTTATACTATAGAATTTTTAGAGTTTGAAGGTTTTACGTGTGTGTATGCTTTTTAG
- a CDS encoding geranylgeranylglyceryl/heptaprenylglyceryl phosphate synthase encodes MNIYQNILLAKKEGKKLLAVLIDPEKIDLDNIVAFFEKVHQSIATHIFVGGSTDINNVTEKVVAAIKKETHLPVVLFPGDVKQITQKADGILFLSLLSGRNPEYLIEQQIKSVPFLKDSNLEILPTGYILIDGQKETATQRVSNTKPIAQENTELILNTALAGEFSGKKLIYLEAGSGAKVPVDANIITVVKNNLSIPLIVGGGIRTKEQLKNAFNAGADVVVIGTAFENDEAFFNDLKK; translated from the coding sequence GTGAATATTTATCAAAACATTTTATTAGCAAAAAAAGAGGGCAAAAAATTATTGGCTGTTTTAATAGATCCTGAAAAAATAGATCTAGATAATATTGTTGCTTTTTTTGAAAAAGTACATCAATCTATTGCTACACATATTTTTGTTGGTGGCAGTACTGATATAAACAACGTAACCGAAAAGGTGGTTGCTGCTATTAAAAAAGAAACACATTTGCCTGTTGTTCTTTTTCCTGGAGATGTAAAACAAATTACACAAAAAGCAGACGGAATTCTATTTCTGAGTTTACTTTCTGGCAGAAATCCTGAATATTTAATTGAACAACAAATAAAAAGTGTTCCGTTTTTAAAGGATTCTAATTTAGAAATTTTACCAACGGGTTACATTTTAATTGACGGACAAAAAGAAACGGCAACACAAAGAGTAAGCAACACAAAACCAATTGCACAAGAAAACACAGAATTGATTTTAAACACGGCTTTAGCAGGCGAATTTTCTGGTAAAAAATTGATTTATTTAGAAGCCGGTTCTGGCGCCAAAGTGCCTGTGGACGCAAATATTATCACTGTTGTAAAAAACAACTTATCGATTCCTTTAATTGTTGGTGGCGGAATTAGAACTAAAGAACAGTTAAAAAACGCTTTTAATGCAGGTGCAGATGTAGTGGTTATTGGTACTGCTTTTGAAAATGATGAAGCTTTTTTTAACGATTTAAAAAAATAA
- the pnuC gene encoding nicotinamide riboside transporter PnuC gives MTDIFDFFLASYQDKPSFIIVIEAIIFIFGIISVLYAKKENILVYPTGLIATILSVYLLYKDKLMGDMMMNFYFSIMSIYGWWNWSRKKDNKYLIPISRTDNLEKIIGVGLFLITFLITYIVYKTSGVPIEVSNYIDMFTSGLFFVGMWYMAKKKLENWTIWIIADIITVPLYAYRGWGMLSLQYLIFTILAIQGYIVWKKNLNKPQLTS, from the coding sequence ATGACTGATATTTTTGATTTTTTCTTAGCATCATATCAAGATAAACCAAGTTTTATTATTGTAATCGAAGCCATCATTTTTATTTTTGGTATCATAAGTGTTTTGTACGCTAAAAAAGAAAATATTTTAGTATATCCTACAGGGCTAATCGCTACCATTTTATCAGTTTACCTACTATATAAAGATAAATTAATGGGTGATATGATGATGAATTTTTATTTCTCAATAATGAGTATTTATGGTTGGTGGAACTGGTCAAGAAAAAAAGATAATAAATATTTAATCCCTATTTCAAGAACAGATAATCTAGAAAAGATAATTGGTGTTGGATTATTTCTAATCACTTTTTTAATTACATATATCGTATATAAAACATCTGGAGTACCAATTGAAGTATCTAATTATATAGATATGTTTACTTCAGGTCTCTTTTTTGTAGGAATGTGGTATATGGCAAAAAAGAAATTAGAAAACTGGACTATTTGGATTATTGCGGATATTATAACAGTCCCACTTTATGCATACCGTGGATGGGGAATGTTGTCATTACAATACCTTATCTTTACAATATTAGCCATTCAAGGTTACATCGTATGGAAAAAGAACTTAAACAAGCCCCAATTAACATCGTAA
- a CDS encoding AAA family ATPase, producing the protein MEKELKQAPINIVKVVLFGPESSGKTTLSRHLARYYNTVWAPEFAREYLQEKWNNERKTCEKDDLLPIAIGQMKLENTLAKKADKILICDTDLLETKVYSEEFYGGFVDERLDEAADENTYDLYLLTYIDTPWEEDDLRDRPELRLEMFNAFEKSLIDHNRPYILLKGDKETRLKNATAAIDKIIADKENLHSFSDSLQDVDMHFLHQNTGDFGTPFEY; encoded by the coding sequence ATGGAAAAAGAACTTAAACAAGCCCCAATTAACATCGTAAAAGTTGTTTTATTCGGACCTGAATCTTCTGGTAAAACTACTCTTTCTCGTCATTTAGCACGTTATTACAATACGGTTTGGGCGCCAGAATTTGCACGTGAATATTTACAAGAAAAATGGAACAACGAGCGTAAAACTTGCGAAAAAGATGATTTACTTCCTATTGCAATCGGACAAATGAAATTAGAAAATACGTTGGCTAAAAAGGCTGATAAAATTTTAATTTGTGATACCGATTTATTAGAAACCAAAGTATATTCCGAAGAGTTTTATGGCGGTTTTGTTGATGAAAGACTAGACGAAGCGGCAGATGAAAACACATACGACTTGTACTTATTAACGTATATAGACACGCCTTGGGAAGAAGATGATTTACGAGACAGACCAGAGCTACGTTTAGAAATGTTTAATGCTTTTGAAAAATCTTTAATAGATCATAACAGACCTTATATTTTATTAAAAGGCGATAAAGAAACTCGTTTAAAGAATGCTACAGCAGCTATTGATAAAATAATTGCTGATAAAGAAAATTTACATTCTTTTTCTGATTCTTTACAAGATGTAGACATGCATTTTCTACATCAAAACACGGGTGATTTTGGCACTCCGTTTGAGTATTGA
- the arfB gene encoding alternative ribosome rescue aminoacyl-tRNA hydrolase ArfB, whose product MNKENILKELSFKGIRSSGAGGQHVNKVSSKIELTFDLENSLSLSDTEKTLLKTKLSNKLTKENTLVLFCDESRSQHRNKEVAIKRFLELLRVNLIRPKKRRPTKPSKSSVRKNAEKKKRNSVKKTLRKKPGLD is encoded by the coding sequence ATGAACAAAGAAAACATCTTAAAAGAACTCAGTTTTAAAGGCATTAGAAGTTCTGGTGCTGGCGGGCAGCATGTAAATAAAGTGTCTTCTAAAATTGAGTTGACTTTTGATTTAGAAAACTCTCTTTCTCTTTCTGATACTGAAAAAACACTTCTAAAAACAAAGCTTTCAAATAAGCTAACTAAAGAAAACACGTTGGTTTTATTTTGTGACGAATCTCGTTCTCAGCACAGAAATAAGGAAGTAGCTATAAAACGTTTTTTAGAATTATTACGGGTAAATTTAATTCGCCCGAAAAAAAGAAGACCTACAAAACCGAGCAAATCTTCTGTTCGAAAAAATGCCGAAAAGAAAAAAAGAAATTCGGTTAAAAAAACATTGAGAAAGAAACCAGGTTTAGATTAA